Proteins encoded together in one Megalops cyprinoides isolate fMegCyp1 chromosome 20, fMegCyp1.pri, whole genome shotgun sequence window:
- the LOC118795618 gene encoding SLIT and NTRK-like protein 3, with amino-acid sequence MLWVTLLSTIALGWTTPIPLLEDSEEIDEPCFEPCYCEVKESIFHIHCDSRGFTNVSQITQSWSRPFKLYLQRNSMRKLYFNSFLHLNSAVAINLGNNALQDIHVGAFNGLSALKRLYLHENKLEVFRNDTFLGLESLEYLQADYNVIKRIESGAFRNLHKLRVLILNDNLIPALPSLLFRSVSLTHLDLRGNRLKALAYKGMLEYIGRSLMEIQLEENPWNCVCDIVQLKTWLERIPYTALVGEITCESPFHLHGKDLREIGRSELCPLLSEEEVEASLGIPRLPFSKEKTWPTKPSSMLSSNHNTASSVESKERQPKPTRRSRPPKASPTPRSAYPGPNQPPIAGYQTRPPIPIICPTECACSLHINDLGLTVNCKEKGFRNISELLPRPLNAKKLYLSGNLIQKIYRSDFWNFSSLDLLHLGSNRISHVQEGAFLNLPNLKSLYLNGNDIEKLTPGMFRGLQSLRYLYFEYNVIREIQPAAFGLMPVLQLVFLNNNLLRTLPVGAFAGTSLARLNLRNNYFLHLPVSGVLEHLHAVVQIDLHQNPWDCSCDIVPLKQWLEKLSSVIVVGEVVCRTPDFASGKDLRSLDVALLCPELKRSAPGPTAPGAVASPGGQGLGLPPARGVIPLSVLILSLLVLIVSAVFAAAALFAHVLKRREKLPFRKRGEAELEGIHMECGIFEGREALEPSPEKPPGHVYDYVPHPVAHMCNNPIYKTREADMEQRAQQQQQQQQQQQQQQQQQFAETEENSSSYRTLREKEKEWTMAMSSSQLNTIVAISPGGDMVGFHENGLLCPTVIDSQGPTPTLGYVESLYSTVPRLKDVRVAHPHPQGAPYSDLQQDDRLKPTILFTTGKGFSDQTQSEYLELRAQLQTKPDYLEVLEKSYRF; translated from the coding sequence ATGCTGTGGGTTACTCTGTTAAGCACAATAGCTTTAGGATGGACAACACCGATCCCCTTGCTGGAGGACTCAGAGGAGATAGACGAGCCGTGCTTCGAGCCCTGCTACTGCGAGGTCAAGGAGAGCATATTCCACATCCACTGTGACAGTAGAGGATTTACAAATGTCAGCCAGATCACCCAGTCCTGGTCAAGACCTTTTAAACTCTACCTACAAAGGAACTCCATGCGGAAGCTCTATTTCAACAGCTTCCTGCACCTCAATAGTGCCGTGGCCATCAATTTGGGGAACAACGCGCTGCAGGACATCCACGTCGGCGCGTTTAACGGCCTGAGCGCTCTGAAGAGATTGTACCTGCACGAGAACAAGCTGGAGGTGTTCAGGAATGACACCTTCTTGGGACTGGAGAGTCTGGAGTATCTCCAGGCCGATTACAATGTCATCAAGAGGATCGAGAGTGGGGCGTTCAGGAACCTGCACAAATTGAGAGTGCTCATACTGAATGACAATCTGATACCGGCGCTGCCCAGCCTTCTGTTCAGGTCCGTGTCGCTGACGCACCTGGACTTGCGGGGGAACCGCCTGAAAGCGCTGGCCTATAAGGGCATGCTGGAGTACATCGGCCGCAGCCTGATGGAGATCCAGCTGGAGGAGAACCCGTGGAACTGCGTCTGCGACATCGTGCAGCTGAAGACCTGGCTGGAGCGCATCCCGTACACGGCGCTGGTGGGCGAGATCACCTGCGAGTCGCCCTTCCACCTGCACGGCAAGGACCTGCGGGAGATCGGGCGGAGCGAGCTCTGCCCGCTGCTCTccgaggaggaggtggaggccaGCCTGGGCATACCCCGCCTGCCCTTCAGCAAGGAGAAGACCTGGCCCACCAAGCCGTCCTCCATGCTCTCCTCCAACCACAACACCGCCTCCTCCGTCGAGAGCAAGGAGCGGCAGCCCAAGCCCACCAGGCGGTCTAGGCCGCCCAAGGCGTCCCCAACGCCACGCAGCGCCTACCCCGGCCCGAACCAGCCCCCGATAGCCGGGTACCAGACCAGGCCGCCCATCCCCATCATCTGCCCCACGGAGTGCGCGTGCAGCCTGCACATCAACGACCTGGGGCTGACCGTCAACTGCAAGGAGAAGGGCTTTCGCAACATATCCGAGCTCCTCCCCAGGCCTCTGAACGCCAAAAAGCTCTACCTGAGCGGGAACCTGATCCAGAAGATCTACCGTTCGGACTTCTGGAACTTTTCCAGTTTGGATTTACTGCACCTGGGCAGCAATCGGATATCCCACGTCCAAGAGGGGGCCTTCCTCAACCTGCCGAACCTGAAGAGCCTCTACCTGAATGGGAACGACATCGAAAAGCTGACGCCTGGCATGTTCCGCGGGCTGCAGAGCCTGCGCTACCTGTACTTTGAGTACAACGTGATCAGGGAGATCCAGCCAGCCGCCTTTGGCCTCATGCCGGTCCTGCAGCTGGTCTTCCTCAACAACAACCTACTGCGGACGCTGCCTGTCGGCGCCTTTGCGGGCACCTCGCTGGCCCGCCTCAACCTGCGCAACAACTACTTCCTCCACCTGCCCGTCAGCGGGGTGCTGGAGCACCTGCACGCTGTGGTCCAGATCGACCTGCACCAGAACCCGTGGGACTGTTCCTGCGACATCGTGCCGCTCAAGCAGTGGCTGGAGAAGCTGAGCTCCGTCATCGTGGTCGGGGAGGTGGTCTGCAGGACGCCGGACTTCGCCTCGGGGAAGGACCTGCGCTCGCTGGACGTGGCGCTGCTCTGCCCGGAGCTGAAGCGCTCGGCCCCCGGCCCCACCGCGCCGGGCGCGGTCGCCTCGCCCGGTGGCCAAGGGCTGGGCCTGCCCCCGGCGCGGGGCGTCATCCCGCTCTCCGTCCTCATCCTCAGCCTCCTGGTGCTCATCGTCTCGGCCGTCTTCGCCGCCGCCGCGCTCTTCGCGCACGTGCTCAAGCGGCGGGAGAAGCTGCCCTTCAGGAAGCGAggggaggcggagctggagggCATCCACATGGAGTGTGGGATCTTCGAGGGCAGGGAGGCCCTCGAGCCCTCGCCGGAGAAGCCCCCGGGCCACGTCTACGACTACGTCCCCCACCCGGTGGCGCACATGTGCAACAACCCCATCTATAAAACGCGTGAGGCTGACATGGAGCAGCgagcccagcagcagcagcagcagcagcagcaacagcagcagcagcagcagcagcagtttgcGGAAACTGAGGAGAATAGCAGCAGCTACCGAACACTgcgagagaaggagaaggagtggACCATGGCCATGTCCAGCTCCCAGCTCAACACCATCGTGGCCATCAGCCCCGGGGGGGACATGGTGGGCTTCCACGAAAACGGATTACTCTGCCCCACCGTGATTGACAGCCAGGGCCCCACCCCCACGCTGGGGTACGTGGAGAGCCTGTACAGCACGGTCCCTAGGTTAAAGGATGTGCGCGTGGCGCACCCTCACCCGCAGGGGGCGCCCTATTCCGACTTGCAGCAGGACGACAGACTGAAGCCGACGATCCTGTTCACAACGGGGAAAGGATTTTCTGACCAAACCCAAAGCGAGTATCTCGAGTTAAGGGCCCAACTCCAGACCAAACCGGATTACCTCGAAGTCTTGGAAAAATCATACCGATTCTGA